The region ACCCCGCCCCCGATCACGACCAGCTCCGGGTCGAACACGTCCGCGACCAGGGCCAGGCCCTCGCCGAGCCAGCGTCCCATGTCGGCCACCGCGCGCCGGGCGAGCTTGTCCCCCTCGCGCGCGGCGGACGCGACCCGCTGCCCGGTGACCCGGCCGGGATCGAGCGCGGCGTCCCGGGCCAGCACCGAGTTCGTGGCGGCGTTGGTCCCGCTCGCCAGCATCTCCGTCGCGGTCGTGGCCAGCGCGGTCCCGCTGCAGTACCGCTCCCAGCAGCCGCGCTTGCCGCACGCGCAGGGTCGTCCGTCCGGCACCAGCCGGAGGTGGCCCAGCTCGGGGGCGACGCCGTAGGCGCCCCGGTAGAGCTTTCCGTCGACGAGCAGGGCGCCGCCGATCCCGGTGCCCAGCGCCACGAAGACGACGACCCGGCCGCCGGCGGCCGCGCCGTAGCGGCGCTCGGCCAGGGCGGCGGCGTTGGCGTCGTGCTCGACGACGACCGGCGTCGCCACCCGTGCGGCGATCCGCTCGGCGACGGGCGCGTCCCGCCACGAGAGGTGCGGCGCGTACCGCACGAGCCCGCGGTCCGCGTCGATGAAGCCGGCCAGTGCGAGCCCGACGGCCGCGACGGGATGCCGGCCGGCCAGCTCGCCGATGCAGCCGACGATGGCGTCCTCGAGAGCGTCGTCGCTGTGCGGGGTGGGCGCCCGGCTGGTGTCCAGCACCTCCCCGGTGGCGTCGACGAGGCCCGCCCGCACGCTCGTCCCCCGACATCGACCCCGACGGTCAGCACCTCACACCCGGCTTCCGGCACCCGGCGATCATGCACGGGTCACCGGGATCCGCTGCACGGTACGTCCCGGGGGTCGCGGCGGCGTGGGCTGCTCCTCCTGCTCCAGCACCGAGCGCAGCACCGTGAGCAGCCCGGACGTGTGCTCGGCCAGCCGGACGGCGAGCTCCGGCCGCTCGCCCCGCAGGGCCGCGAGGACCGCGCACACCGGGCAGGT is a window of Pseudonocardia sp. T1-2H DNA encoding:
- a CDS encoding ROK family protein; translation: MRAGLVDATGEVLDTSRAPTPHSDDALEDAIVGCIGELAGRHPVAAVGLALAGFIDADRGLVRYAPHLSWRDAPVAERIAARVATPVVVEHDANAAALAERRYGAAAGGRVVVFVALGTGIGGALLVDGKLYRGAYGVAPELGHLRLVPDGRPCACGKRGCWERYCSGTALATTATEMLASGTNAATNSVLARDAALDPGRVTGQRVASAAREGDKLARRAVADMGRWLGEGLALVADVFDPELVVIGGGVSASSPLFLDEAREHYASIVTGAGNRPLARIRTAQLGDAAAVVGAAELAREQVAAVRTIRR